One genomic region from Lates calcarifer isolate ASB-BC8 linkage group LG10, TLL_Latcal_v3, whole genome shotgun sequence encodes:
- the plekhg7 gene encoding pleckstrin homology domain-containing family G member 7 isoform X2, whose translation MSSLKHVILQDKDQDVGKKLDWSYIEWAENEVVTTGVANAQTQTDSGTFEHKECQTSNPVIMHIDLTRMNSKLRHSSVGDTDGLVAPFFQFDRQAPGRISTSPTLRRMRSTRRPLIDPRDPARMGSTQEEPSSASTTSPQSPVHRVKSPLAASPLSDGEICHDHQPISPSGRQRTRSHRSRTFDNGVASTRQECRSAHPTLIKDFGFPDGEVQEKDHCYNRLQERRRSSVVVSLPGMDVSPGDLFVSNGAAGILSDTKKSKWPFSRRSTTKGKSQTGTVSDIEKYLSTAQIQDWRESDFQKYKDYSLAEFLRDQSSQVSAASDPQGFKRQEAIWELFTSECIYFLDQLMVLKEVFLATLTNLQIRSCLTDVDAWRLFANLNELCLVSFGFLNNLLRVIKDTLEITEGGGPTLQELLSKAFQESICHCLQKYCLNYSAALLYLDSLKPREDFGSYVKWCERNEQCRRLQLRDLLVAPLQRLTRYPLLLRNIAKRYQTEDETRGLQTIAEQVDTSICDLEGKVKWLDNYQKVKQLRDALVWLPVWERDKRAFVPENLKHLLKAVTLENLISHRSLLHEGKLVLTENTKLIDVYLFLFDEFLLITKIKRNKKRSIGPEQNPLRMPQNLELDQLLKEGCTFTVLDQPVSLDRLQLKNIDQLNASTSGLPHSFIIMHQNRYQQCIGAFILQAASESAKRVWMSKIEDAVMALLKLDSQQPRLKSSSMWLESSQI comes from the exons ATGTCTTCGCTGAAGCACGTTATTCTGCAGGATAAAGACCAGGACGTCGGAAAGAAGCTGGACTGGAGTTACATTGAATGGGCTGAAAATGAAGTGGTCACCACAGGTGTGGcgaatgcacagacacaaacgGACTCGGGGACGTTTGAGCACAAGGAGTGTCAAACCAGCAACCCGGTCATCATGCACATAGACCTCACACGGATGAACTCCAAGCTCAGACATTCATCTGTGGGGGACACTGACGGCTTGGTAGCACCTTTCTTCCAGTTCGACCGGCAGGCCCCCGGCCGCATCTCCACATCTCCCACTTTAAGGAGGATGAGGAGCACCCGACGCCCTCTGATAGATCCTCGGGATCCTGCGAGGATGGGGAGCACGCAGGAAGAGCCTTCCTCTGCGAGCACGACATCCCCCCAGTCCCCAGTACACAGAGTTAAGTCTCCTCTTGCAGCAAGCCCCCTCTCTGACGGAGAGATCTGTCACGATCATCAGCCCATTTCACCCTCTGGCCGACAGAGAACCAGATCACATAGATCAAGGACTTTTGACAATGGTGTCGCTTCCACAAGACAAGAATGTCGCAGTGCTCATCCTACTCTTATTAAAGATTTTGGATTTCCTGATGGTGAAGTACAG GAGAAAGACCACTGCTACAACAG GCTTCAGGAAAGAAGACGGAGTTCTGTGGTGGTCAGCCTGCCCGGCATGGACGTTTCACCAGGAGACCTTTTTGTCTCCAATGGAGCAGCTGGCATATTAAGTG ATACTAAGAAGTCGAAGTGGCCTTTTTCAAGGCGTAGTACG ACTAAAGGGAAGTCACAGACAGGCACAGTGTCAGATATTGAAAAATATCTCTCAACAGCACAGATTCAAGACTGGAGAGAGTCTGACTTCCAGAAGTATAAG GACTACTCTCTGGCGGAGTTCCTGCGGGACCAGTCTTCCCAGGTGAGCGCCGCCTCTGACCCTCAGGGCTTCAAGAGACAAGAGGCCATCTGGGAACTCTTCACCAGCGAGTGCATCTACTTCCTGGACCAGCTCATGGTTCTCAAAGAG GTGTTTTTGGCTACACTCACAAACCTGCAGATCAGGAGCTGCCTGACTGACGTAGACGCCTGGAGACTGTTCGCAAACCTCAATGAGCTTTGCCTG GTGAGCTTTGGTTTCCTGAACAACCTCCTCCGCGTCATCAAGGACACATTGGAGATTACTGAGGGTGGCGGGCCCaccctgcaggagctgctgagcAAG GCCTTCCAGGAGAGTATATGTCACTGCCTGCAGAAGTACTGCCTCAActactctgcagctctgctttatCTGGACAGCCTGAAGCCCAGAGAGGACTTTGGATCTTATGTGAAG TGGTGTGAGAGGAACGAGCAGTGCCGAAGGCTGCAGCTGCGCGACTTGTTGGTGGCACCTTTGCAGAGACTAACTCGGTACCCACTGCTGTTGCGGAATATTGCGAAGAGATATCAGACAGAGGACGAGACCAGGGGCCTGCAGACTATAGCGGAGCAAGTGGACACATCTATAT GTGATTTAGAGGGAAAGGTCAAATGGCTGGACAACTACCAGAAAGTGAAACAGTTGCGAGATGCCCTGGTGTGGCTGCCTGTATGGGAGAGAGACAAGCGTGCCTTCGTCCCTGAG AATCTGAAACATCTCCTAAAGGCTGTCACTCTGGAGAATCTTATTTCTCACAGAAGTCTGCTGCATGAAGGGAAACTGGTGctcacag AGAACACAAAGCTGATAGATGTTTATCTGTTCCTGTTTGACGAATTCCTGCTGATCACaaagataaagagaaacaaGAAG AGGTCCATCGGTCCAGAGCAGAACCCTCTGAGGATGCCACAGAACCTGGAGCTGGATCAGCTGCTGAAGGAGGGATGCACCTTTACTGTTCTCGACCAGCCCGTCTCTCTGGACCGACTCCAGCTCAAGAACATTGATCAGCTGAACGCCTCAA CATCAGGGCTGCCTCATTCTTTCATAATCATGCACCAGAACCGCTACCAGCAGTGTATTGGTGCGTTCATCCTGCAAGCTGCGTCAGAGTCTGCCAAG agagTGTGGATGTCAAAGATAGAGGATGCTGTAATGGCGCTGCTGAAGCTGGACTCTCAGCAGCCGCGACTCAAGAGCTCCTCCATGTGGCTAGAGTCTTCACAGATATGA
- the plekhg7 gene encoding pleckstrin homology domain-containing family G member 7 isoform X1, with the protein MSSLKHVILQDKDQDVGKKLDWSYIEWAENEVVTTGVANAQTQTDSGTFEHKECQTSNPVIMHIDLTRMNSKLRHSSVGDTDGLVAPFFQFDRQAPGRISTSPTLRRMRSTRRPLIDPRDPARMGSTQEEPSSASTTSPQSPVHRVKSPLAASPLSDGEICHDHQPISPSGRQRTRSHRSRTFDNGVASTRQECRSAHPTLIKDFGFPDGEVQEKDHCYNRLQERRRSSVVVSLPGMDVSPGDLFVSNGAAGILSGINFSDTKKSKWPFSRRSTTKGKSQTGTVSDIEKYLSTAQIQDWRESDFQKYKDYSLAEFLRDQSSQVSAASDPQGFKRQEAIWELFTSECIYFLDQLMVLKEVFLATLTNLQIRSCLTDVDAWRLFANLNELCLVSFGFLNNLLRVIKDTLEITEGGGPTLQELLSKAFQESICHCLQKYCLNYSAALLYLDSLKPREDFGSYVKWCERNEQCRRLQLRDLLVAPLQRLTRYPLLLRNIAKRYQTEDETRGLQTIAEQVDTSICDLEGKVKWLDNYQKVKQLRDALVWLPVWERDKRAFVPENLKHLLKAVTLENLISHRSLLHEGKLVLTENTKLIDVYLFLFDEFLLITKIKRNKKRSIGPEQNPLRMPQNLELDQLLKEGCTFTVLDQPVSLDRLQLKNIDQLNASTSGLPHSFIIMHQNRYQQCIGAFILQAASESAKRVWMSKIEDAVMALLKLDSQQPRLKSSSMWLESSQI; encoded by the exons ATGTCTTCGCTGAAGCACGTTATTCTGCAGGATAAAGACCAGGACGTCGGAAAGAAGCTGGACTGGAGTTACATTGAATGGGCTGAAAATGAAGTGGTCACCACAGGTGTGGcgaatgcacagacacaaacgGACTCGGGGACGTTTGAGCACAAGGAGTGTCAAACCAGCAACCCGGTCATCATGCACATAGACCTCACACGGATGAACTCCAAGCTCAGACATTCATCTGTGGGGGACACTGACGGCTTGGTAGCACCTTTCTTCCAGTTCGACCGGCAGGCCCCCGGCCGCATCTCCACATCTCCCACTTTAAGGAGGATGAGGAGCACCCGACGCCCTCTGATAGATCCTCGGGATCCTGCGAGGATGGGGAGCACGCAGGAAGAGCCTTCCTCTGCGAGCACGACATCCCCCCAGTCCCCAGTACACAGAGTTAAGTCTCCTCTTGCAGCAAGCCCCCTCTCTGACGGAGAGATCTGTCACGATCATCAGCCCATTTCACCCTCTGGCCGACAGAGAACCAGATCACATAGATCAAGGACTTTTGACAATGGTGTCGCTTCCACAAGACAAGAATGTCGCAGTGCTCATCCTACTCTTATTAAAGATTTTGGATTTCCTGATGGTGAAGTACAG GAGAAAGACCACTGCTACAACAG GCTTCAGGAAAGAAGACGGAGTTCTGTGGTGGTCAGCCTGCCCGGCATGGACGTTTCACCAGGAGACCTTTTTGTCTCCAATGGAGCAGCTGGCATATTAAGTGGTATAAACTTCTCTG ATACTAAGAAGTCGAAGTGGCCTTTTTCAAGGCGTAGTACG ACTAAAGGGAAGTCACAGACAGGCACAGTGTCAGATATTGAAAAATATCTCTCAACAGCACAGATTCAAGACTGGAGAGAGTCTGACTTCCAGAAGTATAAG GACTACTCTCTGGCGGAGTTCCTGCGGGACCAGTCTTCCCAGGTGAGCGCCGCCTCTGACCCTCAGGGCTTCAAGAGACAAGAGGCCATCTGGGAACTCTTCACCAGCGAGTGCATCTACTTCCTGGACCAGCTCATGGTTCTCAAAGAG GTGTTTTTGGCTACACTCACAAACCTGCAGATCAGGAGCTGCCTGACTGACGTAGACGCCTGGAGACTGTTCGCAAACCTCAATGAGCTTTGCCTG GTGAGCTTTGGTTTCCTGAACAACCTCCTCCGCGTCATCAAGGACACATTGGAGATTACTGAGGGTGGCGGGCCCaccctgcaggagctgctgagcAAG GCCTTCCAGGAGAGTATATGTCACTGCCTGCAGAAGTACTGCCTCAActactctgcagctctgctttatCTGGACAGCCTGAAGCCCAGAGAGGACTTTGGATCTTATGTGAAG TGGTGTGAGAGGAACGAGCAGTGCCGAAGGCTGCAGCTGCGCGACTTGTTGGTGGCACCTTTGCAGAGACTAACTCGGTACCCACTGCTGTTGCGGAATATTGCGAAGAGATATCAGACAGAGGACGAGACCAGGGGCCTGCAGACTATAGCGGAGCAAGTGGACACATCTATAT GTGATTTAGAGGGAAAGGTCAAATGGCTGGACAACTACCAGAAAGTGAAACAGTTGCGAGATGCCCTGGTGTGGCTGCCTGTATGGGAGAGAGACAAGCGTGCCTTCGTCCCTGAG AATCTGAAACATCTCCTAAAGGCTGTCACTCTGGAGAATCTTATTTCTCACAGAAGTCTGCTGCATGAAGGGAAACTGGTGctcacag AGAACACAAAGCTGATAGATGTTTATCTGTTCCTGTTTGACGAATTCCTGCTGATCACaaagataaagagaaacaaGAAG AGGTCCATCGGTCCAGAGCAGAACCCTCTGAGGATGCCACAGAACCTGGAGCTGGATCAGCTGCTGAAGGAGGGATGCACCTTTACTGTTCTCGACCAGCCCGTCTCTCTGGACCGACTCCAGCTCAAGAACATTGATCAGCTGAACGCCTCAA CATCAGGGCTGCCTCATTCTTTCATAATCATGCACCAGAACCGCTACCAGCAGTGTATTGGTGCGTTCATCCTGCAAGCTGCGTCAGAGTCTGCCAAG agagTGTGGATGTCAAAGATAGAGGATGCTGTAATGGCGCTGCTGAAGCTGGACTCTCAGCAGCCGCGACTCAAGAGCTCCTCCATGTGGCTAGAGTCTTCACAGATATGA